The following proteins are co-located in the Silene latifolia isolate original U9 population chromosome 1, ASM4854445v1, whole genome shotgun sequence genome:
- the LOC141609632 gene encoding uncharacterized protein LOC141609632, which produces MATSSTPSTTSLGKDSWLRSVMDKCILKDDGSNFLEWESNIKSAALSDNVLTYLTDAPPIEPGARASSAVRTAYDDYVRMLNDIKNVLIWSISPKLKPSCISLNAYEIFTRMITMFSQTPKVRQYDAAARFFEAKLEKGQKVGPHVLQMVEYVDILERLGCKIPKTLVVDRILHSLPTKFAHFRVHYNMNGMDKSYHEIHALLTQAERDMEASGSEKGDVLTMKLKNMSLGVKKGKGKQKSQFKKSSKKIDKGKGKAIVNDNPKAKSVKLSEAECFHCNGKGHYRRSCPKYLEDLKEGRVTPIGYKGRASTSKR; this is translated from the exons atggcaacttcatcaactccatcgactacttcactaggcaaagattcatggctaaggtccgtaatggacaaatgtattttaaaagatgacggtagtaactttcttgaatgggaatccaacatcaaaagtgccgcgttgtccgacaatgtgctcacttacttaaccgatgctcctcctatcgagcccggtgcaagagcttcatcggcggtgcggaccgcctatgatgactatgtgaggatgttgaatgatatcaagaatgtgttgatatggtcaatatcgccaaagctcaagccatcatgcatttctttaaatgcttacgagatattcactcgtatgatcactatgttttcacaaacacctaaagtccgtcaatacgatgcggcggcacgcttctttgaagctaagcttgagaagggccaaaaggttggtccccatgtccttcaaatggtcgaatatgttgacatcctagagcgtctagggtgtaagattcctaaaactcttgtggtggatcgtatccttcactcacttcccaccaagtttgcccactttagggtacactacaacatgaatggtatggataagagttaccatgaaattcatgcactcctcacccaagcggagagggatatggaggctagtgggagtgaaaagggagatgttttaaccatgaagttaaagaacatgtctcttggagtcaagaaaggaaaagggaaacaaaagtcccaattcaagaaatcgtcaaagaaaattgacaagggaaaggggaaggccatTGTGAATgacaatcccaaggcaaaaagtgtcaagctctccgaggccgaatgtttccattgtaatgggaaggggcattataggaggagttgtcccaaatacttggaggatctcaaggaagggcgtgtgacgcctattg ggtataagggacgtgcaagcactagcaaaaggtga